TTGGGCTGATACAAATGAATGGTCACTGTCTCAATCAAATATGTGCTGgtgttttttatttccccccagaTATTTCTGAAATTGGAAGGAGCGCAAAGTCCTACTGTGAACATACAGCCAGAACACAGCCTACGCTCTCTGATATAGTGGTTACTCTGGTGGAAATGGGTGAGTAGTTGAGTGGTCCCACTAATTCCAGCTGCCTGCATTGCAGAAGATTTGAGTGTGCTGTGTTGGTAGGAAAATCCTTCACCCACATTTCTGGTGTTTGTGTGATGCTCACTGTTTTGGGCCTCATGCAGGCATTCAGATACCGCTGCTGCGGATGCAGTATGAGTATATCAGAGTGCGTGATTTTCTTTCTCATGTAATTTGGAGCCCTTGGAAAAATTCTGGAGAAGCCTAAGAGAAGGGATTTTTGACAGGATAAACTCTTCAtgtgatttctgtttcttcttttgtatttcagGGTTCAATGTTGAAACGCTTCCTGCATATGCCAAGCGCTCCCAGAGGATGGTCATCACTGCCCGTATGTGGGAAATCCTTTCTCTTCTTATGCAGGAAATTGGAAATAATTTGGCATTTCTCTCTGCTGGCATCCAAAGAGGTCCTGCTTTTCTGATGCAGCCAGTGCTCCTGGAAGTGTAGTTTGTGTTAAGGACTCCTGTAATGACTGTGTAATAGATGAAGGAAGGTACCCTTTGCCTTTGCTTCAGCATCCTCACTGCACATGAGAATCCTCAAGATGGTTTTGTTCTCATTGTGTAGGAGAGAGGGGTCAAGTAATCCTTGTTCCCTTTTGGGATGCTGAACACAGTCTGAAATTTTTGCTCATGGGATGTCCTCTGTCCCTTTTATAGGACCTGGAGGCATGGGTCACAGCTCAGTATAAGCTAGCACTTTATGCCTAACTCTTGGCAGAAAGAAGCTGGCTGATTAGTGTTTgtgcgtttttttttttaactgtagctCCTGTGACAAATCAGCCAGTGACTCCCAAAGCCCTGACAGCTGGACAGAACAAGCCACATCCGTCCCACATTCCTGGCCATTTCCCTGAGTTTCCAGATCCTCACACTTACATCAAGACACCAGTgagtgaaaaaagatttttatgcCATCTGGGGTCTGTTTGAAGTCAATGACACCAGTAGTGGTGTATAAGTGTTTTTACTGCAGTGCTGGTACTGTTTATCCAAAACATTGCTTCTTCTGGCTTAATATATCCCTTGTTGTTTGCGGGTTGCCCTTGCTGCAGGTTGCTGGCTGATTGACATCTGTAGCTCTCTGAAAATCTGTGCATGTTGAAGGTCAATGCTTGCCTGTAGCATCTGCATCCTAGTTGTGTTTTGAACTTCAGATGTCTGCATTGCATCCACCATCCACTAacggtgttctttttttttttttcctccctgctccacAGACATACCGGGAGCCAGTATCTGATTATCAAGTCCTACGGGAAAAGGCAGCATCTCAACGGCGCGATGTAGAAAGAGCTCTCACACGTTTCATGGCTAAGACAGGAGAAACGCAGAGTCTCTTCAAAGATGATGTTAGCACATTCCCATGTGAGTTATCTAGGACACTTTGTGCTGTAAATGACAGCTGTCTAACTGAGTATACACTCCGTTAGAGTTCTTGCTACTGCAGGAGGTGAGCACTGAATGATCACACTGTGTTTGCCCTTCTGAGGCACCGGAAGGTTGGGAAATGAggaattttctatttaaaatggggatgaaaaacagaatcaaagcCAAATGGTAGGCTTCCACCCTCATCAAAGGCTCACTTTCTTCTGCTGGCAGAGAAGGCCTTGGCTGATAGGTGCTAAATTCAAAGCTCATCCTAATCCTGTGTCCGCCTCTCTGTAACTTTTGAACAAGTAATTTCTTCTCTCTTACATTTTTGTGGTAGGCAGTggagtttttcctctttctttatcTGCAAAGCAGTGATGAGAATTCCCACCTTCCCAAGGCTCACTGACAGCACAGATGTCAGTGTTATCTTAAGGGGGGGCTAAGTGATGCTTCAGCCTGTGAGATAATTGAACTTTTATTGGAGGTCAGGAAGGATTTTTTGTGTTAGTGTAATGCTGTGTTGGAAGCATAAAGAGGCCTCAGAAAATAGGAAATTAGAGACTGCCAACTTTTAGGGACAGCACATTTCATTCCTGatccctgggagcagcaggaaaAGAGTGTGTGTGTTTAAAACCAGAACCAGTGAAAGTGTTTGGTCTCTAAGTAACTGTTTGGCTTCATGCTTCATAATCTCTGTCTTGAGGAGTAAGTGTTTGGTCTCTAAGTAACTGGTTGGCTTCATAATCTCTGACTTGAGGAGTTTTCTCCCAGCTTGCTGACCGTGTCCTTTTCCCTAACCCTAGTGATTGCTGCCAGGCCTTTCACTGTACCCTACCTGACAGCTCTTCTCCCCTCTGAGCTGGAAATGCAGcaaatggaagaaacagattCATCAGAGCAAGACGACCAGACAGACACCGAGAACCTCCCCCTGCACATGAGCACGGTATGCCCAGCCTGAGAGATCAAGGTCTCTTGGGCCCACTTTCTTAAACTTATGAAACCTGGTTCTTTGCCTGTCTTCCTTGCAGCTGGGCAGAGTGGGTGGAAAATGGCAGAGTGGGTTGCATTTTACCGGGTGTAAATGACTAAACATTGTCATGGTTCTTTAGCTTTCTGCAGGGTACAATGCAAAATGGGGTTGGATCACGAGCTTTCAGTACAACCTTCATTTCAGTGTTAGGGGAGAGAGGATTGTCCTAGGATCCCACACTGTTCCCGAAGGGGATCTTCTTGCATTAGCAATCCAGAGACCTCACTTTTAATGCAGCTCTTTG
The Harpia harpyja isolate bHarHar1 chromosome 19, bHarHar1 primary haplotype, whole genome shotgun sequence DNA segment above includes these coding regions:
- the TAF8 gene encoding transcription initiation factor TFIID subunit 8 isoform X2, whose protein sequence is MFVRTQKYLLILLNISEIGRSAKSYCEHTARTQPTLSDIVVTLVEMGFNVETLPAYAKRSQRMVITAPPVTNQPVTPKALTAGQNKPHPSHIPGHFPEFPDPHTYIKTPTYREPVSDYQVLREKAASQRRDVERALTRFMAKTGETQSLFKDDVSTFPLIAARPFTVPYLTALLPSELEMQQMEETDSSEQDDQTDTENLPLHMSTDDSGPEKENASVLQQNTSLSGSRNGEENVIDNPYLRPVKKPKIRRKK
- the TAF8 gene encoding transcription initiation factor TFIID subunit 8 isoform X1, yielding MRTAPYGSKMADTASGGSGTRSGSKHATTPADNYYLARRRTLQVVVSSLLTEAGFESAEKAAVETLTEMLQSYISEIGRSAKSYCEHTARTQPTLSDIVVTLVEMGFNVETLPAYAKRSQRMVITAPPVTNQPVTPKALTAGQNKPHPSHIPGHFPEFPDPHTYIKTPTYREPVSDYQVLREKAASQRRDVERALTRFMAKTGETQSLFKDDVSTFPLIAARPFTVPYLTALLPSELEMQQMEETDSSEQDDQTDTENLPLHMSTDDSGPEKENASVLQQNTSLSGSRNGEENVIDNPYLRPVKKPKIRRKK